TTTATAATATTAAAAGGGCTTATTAAGGCCTAATTTTGAGGCAAGTAAATCTACGAAAGAAGAAACCTCTTTTTCTTTTCCCTCCATATTTGCTCCGCCCTCTATATCCCAAATTTTTATCAGGTCCATATCCGCGCTCTCTCCGAAGATTGCCGTAAGGAGATTAACCAGCGCCTCTTCGTCGTATTTGAATTTTTCCAACTGTTCTTTAATTAAGTAAGGTAAGTCGGTAATCGCTCGGCATATTTTAACCATGGGCAAAACGCTGAAAAAAGCGTCGCCAAAAATTACAGCCGGTTTTTTTAAAAGCGCTCCTTCCCAAGCCGCTGTTCCGGATATGGAGAAAACGATTTTGGCGCAATTCAAAAGTTCAAAACTTGTGAGGGTCGGTTTGAGCAATTTAACATTGGTAATTTTTTTTAACTCGCGATAGAAGCTTCTTGGCCGGTAGCCGAACATAACCGGGTGTTCTTTAACATATAATTTATAATTGATTGGCAGAGAGCGCGCGATTTGTTTAATAAGCCATAACTGGTCTTTATAGTACGGAGCGAAAAGCGAAATAGACATTTCCGGTTCAAAATGAAGCGGGAAGAAAGCGGAGTTCTCTTTCGGGTCAAGTTCATCATAAAATTTCTCAAATCCTATAAGCACTCTTATTTTGCGTTTCGCGCGATCTAAAAGCCAGTGCCAGGGTTTCGGGTAATAATCCTTTTTTCCGTATCGAAAATAATCCGCTGAATTTTTTGCCAGCCAATAGACCGAATTAAATAATTTGTGCGGCAGAAGAAATTTAAACTGCCTGGAGCGGGAAACCGGTCTTGCTTGCGATGTTTGGGTGGGGGAATGGGATACCGGTTTTTTACGGAACTCCTCAAGAAATTTTAGGGCCTGGGCGCGTTCATTCGGAAGGGAAATTTTTTTTGCGTCCAGGTCCCCAAAGGTTTTCTCAATAAAACTCAGGCCTCTGTAGTCATCCGTAAGCGTGTATTTGTTCCCGACCCTCGCGGTTTGTATGAAAAAAGTTTTTATATTTTTTTTCTTGGCAATGTGAAACAAAAGCAGGGAATTAATGCCGTTTATGGCTGAAAAAAGAATGAAATCCGGACTCTCTTTTTCCAGGAAGGCGATGATTTTTTTGGCGCTTGATTGCAGGATGCGCATCATTTCCTCATGCGTGAAAGGAGAGGCATTGTGGGGGTACTCGCGTAAAAATAAGCCGTGGCGTATGACTCGGTCAATTTCTATGTACGGCCAGAGATTCGGCAGGCCGTACTCTTTTTCCAAAAATTTAAGATAATCAAGGTCAAGTTTTTCGGTTTTGTGGCCGTCTTTTAACTCGGCATCATACAAAAGACGGGAGTAATTTATTTCTTTTTGCGACTTTAGAAATTCCAGACTTGAAGCCAGTTCAACATAGCCGCAAAAATCTTTAATGCCGTATTTTTTTTGCATCACCAGGGCCATGGCGTGTCCCACGTAGGCGAAGCGTCTTTGCAGTTGCAGACAGGCTTTCGGCCCGTTAGAAAATTCTCTACCGGGGTCGTTTCGAAATATTTTGCTGTCGTTGTTTGTATTGGCGGTCTTTATAACGTGGTTCATGCAAAAACGATACCACATTGACCCAAGCTTATCAACTTGGTATATTGTGAAAGATATTCGTAAATTGTTTAGGAAATTATGTTATGAAAAACATTCGCGTTATCCCGCTGCTTCATATCAAAGGGCCTAATGTGGTGAAGCCGGTTCACACCGAAGCTTTACGCGTGGTTGGAAATCCCAAAGAGCTGGCCGGGAGATATTACGAGGAAGGCGCGGATGAGATTATATATTTAGATATTGTCGCGAGTTTATACCAGAGAAATTTAGATTTCGAGTTATTGAAATCCGTTACCGAAAATATTTTTGTTCCCGTAACGGTCGGCGGAGGCATGAGAACGATTCATGACATAAATAACGCTCTTCGTGCCGGGGCTGACAAGGTGGCCATAAATACTTATGCCGTTCACCATCCGGAATTTTTGACCGAAGCGGCCAGAGTTTTCGGCTCGCAATGCATTGTCGCTTATATTGAGGCCAAACGTCAGCCGGACGGAATGTACGAAGTTTATACTGACGGCGGCAGAGAGCGTTCGGGCGTTGAAGCGATTGGCTGGGCTCGCCGGGCAATGGAATTGGGAGTGGGTGAAATTTTAATAACGTCAATTGACCAAGACGGTACGCATAGAGGATATGATTTAACGCTCCTGAAAAAAATTACGGGATTTTCTCAAATACCGGTTATAGCTCACGGCGGAGCGGGCGATCCGGAATCCGTTTTGAAGGCCGTTAAAGACGGCGGGGCGGATGCCGTATCGGCATCATCTATTTTTCATTATCAGGAATTCGGCATGAAAGAGGTCAAAAAATATTTAAAAGAAAACGAGGTTAACACGCGATCCGTTTAATATGATTAAGCCCAAAATAACAATAATAGATTACGGCGTTGGAAACCTTCATAGTTTAAAAAAGGCATTTGAGCATTTTGGAGCGGAATATAAAATTTCGGAGGAAGCAGAAACAATTTTAAATTCCGATGCCGTAGTTCTTCCGGGCGTGGGAGCGTTTGAAGCGGGCATGCGAGGACTTGAATCCAGGGGGCTGACCGGCGCCGTAAGGGATTTTGCAAAAAGTGGCAAGCCGATGCTGGGAATTTGTCTCGGGGCGCAGATTCTTTTAAGCCGAGGTTATGAATTCGGCATTTTTGAAGGACTTGATATTATTAAAGGCGAGGTGACTAAATTGCCGGAGATAAAAGACGCCAAGATTCCTCATATTGGGTGGAATAAAATTTACGCCAATGTCGGCGATAACTGGAAAGGGACCGTATTGAATGATATTGAAGAGAATGCTACTGTATATTTTGTTCATTCTTATATCTTTCAGCCAAAGGATAAAAGCGATATTCTGGCGCTATCAAATTACGGCGGTTTTGAATTTTGTTCGGCTGTTCGCAAAGGAAATATTTACGGTTGTCAGTTTCACCCCGAAAAAAGCGGGGAGAACGGATTAAGAATAATAGAAAATTTTATAAATTTAGTTTAAAAATTTTATGGCGGAAAAAGATCTCTTTCATTTAAAACAAGGCAAGGAATTTGAAGTCAAAGAACTTTTTAAGGATATTTCGCGCGCGATAAAAGACCACTTTCACGGGAATACCGGCAATCTTGATTTGCTGGATATCGGATGCGCTTCCGGAGAACTCCCTTATTTTCTGAAAAAAGACACCGGCACGTCGGGGCAGGTTTGGGGTTTTGACATTTCTCCGACCTTGACCAAAAACGCCGTTGAGAGGTTTGGCGGGGAAGGAATAAATTTTTTTGTGGCCGACGCCAAAGATTTTAAACTCGATGCCCAATTTGACGTTATAACCATGGCTTCGGTATTAAGCTATTTTGACGACCCCTATCCGGTCATGAAGAATATGCTTGGACATTTAAAAAAGGGCGGGCTTGCGATTATTTCCGGCATTTTCAACGAATATAATGTTAATGTTTTATTAAAATATAAATTGGAAAATGACGAGGAATGGGCCGCCATCAACCAGTTTTCCATGAAAAATATACGCGATTTTTTGATTAATTCCGGATATCAGGCCGAATTTGCCAAACAAAATATGCCAATTGATATTTATCCTAAAGAAAATCCGGTTCGTTCCTGGACTGTGGATGTCGGAGGTTCAAAACGGATGACCAACGGTCTGCACCTTCTTTATGATATACAGATTTTGAAAATAACCGACAAAAAATAATGAATTCTTTTTTGGATAAACAACTTGATTCCCAGCCTAAAAAAGTTGTTTTTTGCAAACGATGCGTTGTATCCAATCAGAGGCCGCGCACGGAAATAGACGAAGAAGGGGTTTGCGGCGCCTGCCGCTGGTCCGATCGTAAAAAAAATGAAATAGATTGGGCGGCGCGCGAAAAAGAATTGGCGGCGCTTTGCGATAAACATCGCTCAAAAGACGGAAAGTTTGACGTAGTTGTTCCGGGCAGCGGAGGCAAAGACAGCGGGCACACCGCGCATCTTTTAAAGGCAAAATACGGCATGCATCCTTTGTGCGTTACCTGGGCGCCGTTTATATATACCGATATCGGATGGAAAAACTTTCAGAATTTTGTTAAATCCGGCTTTACCACCATCAATTGTTTTCCCAACGGAGCGCTGCATAGAAAACTTGCCAAGGTTGCTTTTGAATTAAAGGGCGATGCCTGGGAACCGTTTACTTACGGCCAAAAGGCCTTTGCTTTTAATATCGCCGTCAAATTCGGCATTCCGCTGATTTTTTACGGCGAAAACGGCGAAGTTGAATACGGCGGCTCGCTTAAAAACGCCGGCAAGCCCTATGAATCGCCGGATGACTGGGATGAGCTTTATTTTAAAGGAGCGGGAATTGACGCGCTTTTAAAACAAGGGTTGGAGACGGGCGTATTTTCCGAAGAAGAAATTAAAGATCCGGCGCTTGAATTTTACCGTCCGCCGAAGCGTGAGGATATAGAAAAACTCGGGGCCCAGATGCACTGGATTTCGTATTACCGAAATTGGATTCCGCAGGAAAATTTTTACTATGCCCAAAAGCACACCGGTTTTACGGCGAACGAAGAAGGGCGCTCGGAAGGCACTTATTCAAAGTACGCGAGTTTAGACGATAAAACCGACGGATTCCATTTTTATCTTGGATATATCAAATTCGGACTCGGACGCGCGACCAGAGATGCCATGATGGAGGTTCGTTCCGGGCACATTACCCGCGAAGAAGCCGTTGCTCTCGTTAAGCGTTATGACGGCGAATTTCCTAAAAAATATTTTAAGGAATTTCTTGAATATTTGGATATCACCGAAGAACATTTTTGGGAAATCATTGATTTTTATCGTCAGCCGCATCTTTGGGAAAAAGTTAACGGGGAGTGGAAATTAAAATATCAAGTTAGTTAATAATTCACCTAATTCACCTAATAAAATCCACAAATGACCAATTCTAAAATATTAGCCATCATTCCCGCTCGCTCGGGCTCAAAAAGAATCCGCAATAAAAATATCAGGAGTTTTCTGGGCAAGCCCTTGATTGCTCATACAATTTTACAGGCCAAAAAAATTCCGTGGATTGACAGGGTTGTCGTTGACACCGATTCGCTGAAAATCGCCGCGATTTCTAAAAAATACGGAGCCGAAGCGCCGTATTTGAGACCAAAACCTTTGGCCGGCGACAAAGCGCAGGTAGTGGATGCCATTATTCATTTGCTCAAAAGATTAAAAAACGACGAAAGATATGAGCCGACGCATATTATAATTTTACAAACAACATCGCCTCTTCGCGGAAATGAGGATATTTATGCCTGTTGGGATTTGATGAAGAGGACTAACGCAACGACTGTTTTAACCGTAGCCCCGACTCATCCACGGCTTTACTGGATGGATGAAAATAAAAACATTGTTTTGGCTAATAAAACGGCGGTTAAATCAACAAACTTCCAGGCCTGGCGTCAGGCCTATCTTCTAAACGGCTGTTTCGTTTATATAGTTAAGACTCCGGCTTTGCTGAAAGAAAAAAAGATTATTACTAAAAATACTAAAGCGGTAGTTTGCGATAAATGGCGCTCGGTGGATTTGGATACGCCCGAAGAATGGGCGTTGGCAGAATTGCTGCATAAGAACAGGAAGAAAATTGAACAAAGGATTGAGAAATTAAAAGTGCGATGCTAATATGCGAATGCATACTAATAAAACGAATTACAAACGCATATTTGTATAATTAGTATTAATTAGTATATTGGCATCGATATTATATGAATTTAAGATTTTTGATAATTGGCTTGGGTTCTATGGGGAAAAGGCGAATCCGCAATTTACTCGCGAATGGCGAGAAAAACATAATTGGTTTTAATCCTAATCCCGAGAGACGCAAGGAGGCCGAGGAAAAATACGGCATAAAAACGATTGACAGTCTTGAGAAAATAGCGAGCAAAGATTTTGACGCGGTTATCATTTCGTCTCCGCCGAACACGCACGGTCAGTACATCCGTTTTGCCATAGCCAATAAGAAACATTTTTTTACCGAACATCCGACGACTGATGACGGGTATAAAGAAATCTTTGAAAACAAAGATTCGGGCATTATTATGGCGCCGTCTTCCACATTTCGATATTATGCCCCGATCAAGATGATTAAAAAAATTTTAGAAGAAAACAAAATAGGAAAAATCCTCGCCTTCCAGTATCATATGGGCCAATTTCTTCCCGATTGGCATCCGTGGGAAGACTATCGTAAGGTTTATTTTTCAAAAAAAGAAACGGGGGCGTGTCGTGAAATGCTGCCGTTTGAATTGATATGGTTAAATTGGCTTATGGATTCCTCGGTGACGGATGTTGCCGGTATAATTACCAAAGTTTCCGACCTTGATATGGACGCCGACGACATTATTTTAGCCAATCTTAAGTATAAAAACGGCATACTGGGCAATGTTTTGATTGATGTTATTTCAAGAAAGCCGGTAAGGACTCTGCGCGTTTTGGGAACAGACGGCGTTTTGGATTGGGAGAGATTTGACTTTGCCATCAAAATTTATGATCTGAAATCTAAAAAAACCGAAGTCTTTTCGGTTCCCAAAGGCAATCCGGAAAGCGGTTACGTGAATGAAGAGGAAATGTATAATGATGAAATCAAAGCATTTTTAGACGCCGTTTACGGCAAAGCCGAATACCGGTTTTCGTTTGAGGAAAATCTTTTGAATTTAAAAGCGCTTTTCGCGCTTGAAAAGGCTCATAAGTCCGGACTGACGCAAGTATGATTTGTGTCAGTTGACTTTATTTAGAAAGATGGTATATTTAAGGTAGATGTATGGCAAACATTGGAGGACAAATTTATGAATAAAAGACAGCGCGTTTTTGTTATAGCCGAAGCCGGAGTAAACCATAACGGCAAATTATCTTTGGCTTTAAAACTGGTTGACGCGGCAAGCCGAGCGGGGGCAGATGCCGTAAAGTTTCAGGATTTTAAGGCGGAGGAGGTTGTGACCTCGGCCGGCAAAATGGCCGGCTACCAAAAAAGAAACATCGGCCAAGAAAAAAGCCAGTTGGAAATGCTCAGGGCTTTTGAGCTTACTCCCAAAGAATGGCGCAAACTGGCGGCGTATTGCCGTGAGAAAAAAATCACTTTTCTTTCAACTCCTCACGGCGGATTTGCAAGCGTCCACAGGGTTCATAAATTAGGCGTGTCGGCTTTTAAATTCGGTTCGGGGGACCTGACCAACATTCCGCTTTTGGAATACGCCGCGCGTTTTAAAAGGCCCATGATAATTTCAACCGGCATGGCAGTAATGAAAGAAGTTGAGCGGGCCGTAAAAGCCATCAGAAAAGCCGGAAACAATAAAATCACGGTTTTACAATGCACGACCGACTATCCTTCAAAGCCCGAAGAAGCGAATTTGAGAGTTATGAATGTTTTTCGAAAAAAATTAAAAACAGCCGTCGGTTATTCTGACCATACATCCGATATTTTTGCTTCCGTCCTGGCTTCTTGCTTGGGAGCTGAGATGATTGAAAAACATCTGACTCTTGATAAAAATCTGCCCGGTCCCGACCATAAAGCGTCTTTGGAACCGGATAAGTTTCAAGAAATGGTTAGTCTGATTAGGGCGATACCGGCGTTTATGGGCTCGGCAGTTAAAAAACCCTCAAAAAGCGAACTCGCTTACAGACCCCTTGTCAGGAAAAGCATAGTGGCCGCGCGCGATATTAAAAAGGGCGAAAAATTAAGCAGGGAAAATCTGGCCATAAAAAGACCGGGCACGGGAATTAGGCCCGAATATTTCTATAAAATAATGGGCGCTGAAGCCTTGAGAAACATTGAGACGGACTCGCCGGTTAAATTAAGCGATATATGGCCAAGAAAAAAGTTTTAATTATCACCGGCTCAAGGGCTGATTATGGCCTTTTGAAGCCGGTGATTTTTTATTTGCGAAAAAGTCGTAAGCTTGAACCAAAAATTCTGGCCACCGGAATGCACGCGCTTAATAAACTCGGCAATACCCTGAAGGAAGTTAAGAAGGATTTTCCGAACGTCGCTGTTGTCGGAATTTCAGAAAAAGATGATATGCTGCGCGGCCTCTCAAAAGAAATTGAAGGAATCAGAAAATATTGTTTAAAAAACAGCCCGGACGGAATATTCGTTTTAGGCGATAGAGACGAAATGCTGGCGGGAGCAATTGTGGGCGCGCATCTTAATATACCGGTTTTCCATCTTCGCGGAGGCGAGCTGACCGGCTATGTTGTAGATGAACATATCAGGCACGCCATTACTAAATTTTCTTCTTTGCATTTTGTAACAACTAAGAATCACCGTAAAAGGGTTTTGCAGCTCGGAGAAGAGCCGAATAGGGTCTTTGTAACGGGCGCCACGGAATTTGACCGGCTTTGGGATATGAAATTTTTATCGCGCCGCGGGCTTAAAGATAAATTTGGGCCGGACCCCGAGAAGAGATGGTTTGTGGTTCTTCAGCATCCAACCCCGCTTGATATCGTTTCGTTTAAAGACCAGATAAAACCTCTTTTAAGAGTTGTTTCCGGGATTGAAGCTGAGAAAATAGTGATTTATCCTAATTCCGATACCGGAGGGCAAATTTTAATAAATGAGATTAATAAATACAGAAAGCGCGGAGATTTTTATGTTTTCGCGAATCTGTCGCGTGAAGATTATTTAAGTTTTTTAAAACAATCGGACCTTTTAATAGGCAATTCAAGTTCGGGTATCGTGGATTCGGGATATTTTAAGATTCCCTCAATTCAGGTTGGGACTCGTGAAAAAGGAAGGGAGCGGGGAAAAAATGTTATTGAGTGCGGATATGATGAAAAAAGCATAAAACGAGCGATAGCCAAAGCTTTATCGCCGATATTTAAAGCCGTTTGCCGCAAATCCGTAAGTCCCTACGGTTCGGGAGGCGCTGCTAAGAAGATTGTAAGAATACTTGAAAAACACATTGACCGCAAAGACTTGCTGCTCAAAAGTTTTGTTACCCTTGACATAATGGTATAGCGGTTATATTGATTAATAAGATTGGCGTGTTTTCGGGGGTCTTATGAAAAAGCGCAAATTAAAAAACGTCATATTTTTAGGGCGAAAAAGCGGAGCGTCAGAGGCCCTGAAATTTTTAATAGAGAGCGATATTAAAGTTTTATGCGTTGTGGCTCCTGAAAATGAGCGGTACAGTCCGTCTTTAAAATCAACTTCTGAAAATTACGGTATTCCCGTTTATACCGGCGATAAAGAAATTTACCGCATGATTGAAAGGAAAGACCCGGCGGTGGGCGATGTGGATTTGGTGATTTCCTATCTTTTCTGGAAAAGAATCAAAGCCCCTCTTATAAATCTCGGTCATCTGGGCTGCGTAAATTTTCATCCCGCGCCCCTGCCCGATTACAAGGGTCGAGCCGGTTATAACACGGCGATTATTGACCAAAGAAAAGATTTCGGGGTAAGCGCTCACTTCGTAGATTCGGAGGAATTTGACGCGGGACCCATCATAAAAGTTCTTCGTTTCCCGATTAACCAAGAAAAAGAGACCGCGCTGT
The genomic region above belongs to Candidatus Niyogibacteria bacterium and contains:
- the hisF gene encoding imidazole glycerol phosphate synthase subunit HisF; translated protein: MKNIRVIPLLHIKGPNVVKPVHTEALRVVGNPKELAGRYYEEGADEIIYLDIVASLYQRNLDFELLKSVTENIFVPVTVGGGMRTIHDINNALRAGADKVAINTYAVHHPEFLTEAARVFGSQCIVAYIEAKRQPDGMYEVYTDGGRERSGVEAIGWARRAMELGVGEILITSIDQDGTHRGYDLTLLKKITGFSQIPVIAHGGAGDPESVLKAVKDGGADAVSASSIFHYQEFGMKEVKKYLKENEVNTRSV
- the hisH gene encoding imidazole glycerol phosphate synthase subunit HisH, with protein sequence MIKPKITIIDYGVGNLHSLKKAFEHFGAEYKISEEAETILNSDAVVLPGVGAFEAGMRGLESRGLTGAVRDFAKSGKPMLGICLGAQILLSRGYEFGIFEGLDIIKGEVTKLPEIKDAKIPHIGWNKIYANVGDNWKGTVLNDIEENATVYFVHSYIFQPKDKSDILALSNYGGFEFCSAVRKGNIYGCQFHPEKSGENGLRIIENFINLV
- a CDS encoding class I SAM-dependent methyltransferase, translating into MAEKDLFHLKQGKEFEVKELFKDISRAIKDHFHGNTGNLDLLDIGCASGELPYFLKKDTGTSGQVWGFDISPTLTKNAVERFGGEGINFFVADAKDFKLDAQFDVITMASVLSYFDDPYPVMKNMLGHLKKGGLAIISGIFNEYNVNVLLKYKLENDEEWAAINQFSMKNIRDFLINSGYQAEFAKQNMPIDIYPKENPVRSWTVDVGGSKRMTNGLHLLYDIQILKITDKK
- a CDS encoding N-acetyl sugar amidotransferase gives rise to the protein MNSFLDKQLDSQPKKVVFCKRCVVSNQRPRTEIDEEGVCGACRWSDRKKNEIDWAAREKELAALCDKHRSKDGKFDVVVPGSGGKDSGHTAHLLKAKYGMHPLCVTWAPFIYTDIGWKNFQNFVKSGFTTINCFPNGALHRKLAKVAFELKGDAWEPFTYGQKAFAFNIAVKFGIPLIFYGENGEVEYGGSLKNAGKPYESPDDWDELYFKGAGIDALLKQGLETGVFSEEEIKDPALEFYRPPKREDIEKLGAQMHWISYYRNWIPQENFYYAQKHTGFTANEEGRSEGTYSKYASLDDKTDGFHFYLGYIKFGLGRATRDAMMEVRSGHITREEAVALVKRYDGEFPKKYFKEFLEYLDITEEHFWEIIDFYRQPHLWEKVNGEWKLKYQVS
- a CDS encoding acylneuraminate cytidylyltransferase family protein; translation: MTNSKILAIIPARSGSKRIRNKNIRSFLGKPLIAHTILQAKKIPWIDRVVVDTDSLKIAAISKKYGAEAPYLRPKPLAGDKAQVVDAIIHLLKRLKNDERYEPTHIIILQTTSPLRGNEDIYACWDLMKRTNATTVLTVAPTHPRLYWMDENKNIVLANKTAVKSTNFQAWRQAYLLNGCFVYIVKTPALLKEKKIITKNTKAVVCDKWRSVDLDTPEEWALAELLHKNRKKIEQRIEKLKVRC
- a CDS encoding Gfo/Idh/MocA family oxidoreductase, with the protein product MNLRFLIIGLGSMGKRRIRNLLANGEKNIIGFNPNPERRKEAEEKYGIKTIDSLEKIASKDFDAVIISSPPNTHGQYIRFAIANKKHFFTEHPTTDDGYKEIFENKDSGIIMAPSSTFRYYAPIKMIKKILEENKIGKILAFQYHMGQFLPDWHPWEDYRKVYFSKKETGACREMLPFELIWLNWLMDSSVTDVAGIITKVSDLDMDADDIILANLKYKNGILGNVLIDVISRKPVRTLRVLGTDGVLDWERFDFAIKIYDLKSKKTEVFSVPKGNPESGYVNEEEMYNDEIKAFLDAVYGKAEYRFSFEENLLNLKALFALEKAHKSGLTQV
- the neuB gene encoding N-acetylneuraminate synthase — encoded protein: MNKRQRVFVIAEAGVNHNGKLSLALKLVDAASRAGADAVKFQDFKAEEVVTSAGKMAGYQKRNIGQEKSQLEMLRAFELTPKEWRKLAAYCREKKITFLSTPHGGFASVHRVHKLGVSAFKFGSGDLTNIPLLEYAARFKRPMIISTGMAVMKEVERAVKAIRKAGNNKITVLQCTTDYPSKPEEANLRVMNVFRKKLKTAVGYSDHTSDIFASVLASCLGAEMIEKHLTLDKNLPGPDHKASLEPDKFQEMVSLIRAIPAFMGSAVKKPSKSELAYRPLVRKSIVAARDIKKGEKLSRENLAIKRPGTGIRPEYFYKIMGAEALRNIETDSPVKLSDIWPRKKF
- the neuC gene encoding UDP-N-acetylglucosamine 2-epimerase (hydrolyzing); this translates as MAKKKVLIITGSRADYGLLKPVIFYLRKSRKLEPKILATGMHALNKLGNTLKEVKKDFPNVAVVGISEKDDMLRGLSKEIEGIRKYCLKNSPDGIFVLGDRDEMLAGAIVGAHLNIPVFHLRGGELTGYVVDEHIRHAITKFSSLHFVTTKNHRKRVLQLGEEPNRVFVTGATEFDRLWDMKFLSRRGLKDKFGPDPEKRWFVVLQHPTPLDIVSFKDQIKPLLRVVSGIEAEKIVIYPNSDTGGQILINEINKYRKRGDFYVFANLSREDYLSFLKQSDLLIGNSSSGIVDSGYFKIPSIQVGTREKGRERGKNVIECGYDEKSIKRAIAKALSPIFKAVCRKSVSPYGSGGAAKKIVRILEKHIDRKDLLLKSFVTLDIMV
- a CDS encoding formyl transferase; the protein is MKKRKLKNVIFLGRKSGASEALKFLIESDIKVLCVVAPENERYSPSLKSTSENYGIPVYTGDKEIYRMIERKDPAVGDVDLVISYLFWKRIKAPLINLGHLGCVNFHPAPLPDYKGRAGYNTAIIDQRKDFGVSAHFVDSEEFDAGPIIKVLRFPINQEKETALSLEQKSQKKLSELFREVIKIFREKEEIPTTANVGGLYLSSEELEKLKIIDPAKDAPELIDRKIRAFFFPPYPGAKIEIGGRYFTLVNEQILDYLHRLIAGEEKNRGD